A genome region from Musa acuminata AAA Group cultivar baxijiao chromosome BXJ3-5, Cavendish_Baxijiao_AAA, whole genome shotgun sequence includes the following:
- the LOC135639087 gene encoding uncharacterized protein LOC135639087 isoform X2, producing the protein MLRLRALATTERLRLAAGGRFLHRRATKPRAPPPPPPPPTPPKPPQKPTPFTFHGITWHDPYSWMSDLNDRVAMRHMDVYMEQEEKYTEAVMMASGADRLQRKLHIEMAPRLASDPCTPPVRWGPWLYYRRAEDERQYPVLCRRSASLHDEFISYSEPSAGFDFRTGKRIEQKLIDYNQEAERFGYSYEELSEVSPDHHFLAYTMYDKDKDSFTLSVKDLTTGSLCDKPQADRVANLSWAMNGKALLYTVTNNDKRPYRIFCSILGSNKDDVLILEEHNENVYINIRNTKDFQFVTVNVFSNFSSKVYLINAADPLSGMTLVWECEPHAHCIVEHHQGYLYLFTDAARGGEPVDSHYLLRRVAKDYDSGNWESVLLEEPGVTIEDVDFCETHMVLILKEGKSFRICSVALPLSMGGNVPVHLSALQPCFLPLPEHVCQIAPGPNYDYHSSIMRFTISSPVMPDAVVDYNLLNGKWHIVQQLNMLQERTKTLYGTAAAASSLKRSSLPNNLGTNCQHHDADGMWHELSEFYACEYYDVPSNNEVVVPLTIVYSRKHKQEGSPGLLHGHGAYGELLDKRWRSELKSLLDRGWVIAYADVRGGSGGGKKWHHDGRRTKKQNSIIDYISCAEFLVGEGIVQKNKLAGWGYSAGGLLVASAINIRPDLFRAAVLKVPFLDVCSTLLYPILPLTPDDYEEFGYPVELEDFLAIRKYSPYDNIQKGVPYPAVLITSCFNTRFGVWEAAKWVAKVREQTIYDPQRPILLNLTADIIDGSKYLESKELALEAAFLIKMVSNS; encoded by the exons atgctTCGCCTCCGAGCGCTGGCGACCACCGAACGCCTCCGCCTCGCGGCGGGCGGCCGCTTTCTCCACCGGAGGGCCACGAAGCCGAgagctcctcctccgccgccgccgccgcctacaCCACCGAAGCCGCCGCAGAAGCCAACCCCCTTCACCTTCCACGGGATCACGTGGCACGACCCCTACAGCTGGATGTCCGACCTCAACGACCGCGTCGCCATGCGCCACATGGACGTGTACATGGAGCAGGAGGAGAAGTACACCGAGGCCGTCATGATGGCGTCCGGCGCTGACCGCCTCCAGCGCAAGCTCCACATCGAGATGGCCCCGCGGCTGGCGTCCGACCCGTGCACGCCGCCTGTGCGGTGGGGCCCCTGGCTCTACTACCGGCGGGCGGAGGACGAAAGGCAGTACCCTGTGCTCTGCCGGAGGTCGGCGAGCCTTCACGATGAGTTCATCTCTTACAGCGAGCCGTCGGCTGGGTTTGATTTCCGGACGGGAAAAAGGATCGAACAGAAGCTGATCGATTACAATCAAGAAGCCGAGCGGTTTG GATACTCATATGAAGAGCTATCTGAGGTGTCCCCAGATCATCATTTTCTTGCTTATACCATGTATGACAAAGACAAAGACTCCTTCACTTTATCTGTAAAGGATTTAACCACTGGTTCACTTTGTGACAAACCCCAAGCAGATCGGGTTGCTAATCTGTCATGGGCCATGAATGGGAAGGCACTGCTCTACACCGTCACAAACAATGATAAACGGCCATATAG gaTCTTTTGTAGCATTCTTGGATCTAATAAAGATGATGTTCTGATTTTGGAAGAACACAATGAGAATGTCTATATAAACATTAGAAATACCAAGGATTTTCAGTTTGTAACTGTAAATGTCTTTTCGAATTTTTCTTCAAAG gTGTACTTGATAAATGCAGCTGATCCCTTGTCAGGCATGACATTAGTCTGGGAATGTGAACCGCATGCTCACTGCATAGTAGAACACCATCAAGGCTACTTATATTTATTTACAGATGCTGCTAGAGGAGGTGAACCTGTTGATTCACATTATCTGCTCCGTCGTGTTGCTAAAGATTATGATTCCGGAAATTGGGAG AGTGTTCTTCTTGAGGAGCCTGGTGTTACCATAGAAGATGTTGATTTTTGTGAAACTCACATGGTGCTTATTCTTAAAGAAGGCAAATCATTCAGAATATGTTCAGTTGCTCTACCTCTATCTATGGGTGGAAAT GTACCTGTGCATCTTTCAGCCCTTCAGCCATGCTTTTTGCCTCTTCCAGAGCATGTCTGTCAGATTGCACCTGGACCGAATTATGACTATCATTCATCGATTATGCGATTCACAATATCCTCACCTGTG ATGCCTGATGCTGTTGTTGACTATAACTTATTAAATGGGAAGTGGCACATTGTACAACAACTTAATATGTTGCAAGAGCGCACAAAAACTTTATATGGGACTGCAGCAGCTGCTAGCAGTCTAAAACGGTCATCACTGCCAAATAACTTAGGCACCAACTGTCAACACCATGATGCAGATGGTATGTGGCATGAGCTCTCTGAGTTTTATGCTTGTGAGTACTATGATGTTCCTTCAAACAATGAAGTTGTTGTCCCATTGACTATTGTATACTCCCGAAAGCACAAGCAAGAGGGCAGTCCAGGGCTACTTCATGGGCATGGTGCTTATGGTGAGCTTTTAGACAAGCGCTGGAGAAGTGAGTTGAAAAGCCTTCTAGACCGTGGCTGGGTGATCGCTTATGCTGATGTCAG aggaggcagcggtggtggtaaAAAGTGGCACCATGATGGCAGGCGTACCAAAAAACAAAATTCAATTATTGACTATATCTCATGTGCTGAATTTCTAGTTGGGGAAGGTATTGTGCAAAAGAATAAGCTTGCCGGTTGGGGATATAGTGCTGGGGGGCTTTTGGTTGCTTCAGCTATTAACATTCGTCCAGATTTATTTCGGGCTGCGGTTTTAAAG GTTCCCTTTCTAGATGTCTGTAGCACTCTTCTGTACCCTATCTTACCTCTCACACCTGATGACTATGAAGAGTTTGgctaccctgttgagcttgaagaTTTTCTTGCCATCAGGAAGTATTCCCCTTATGATAATATTCAGAAGGGTGTTCCTTATCCAGCAGTGTTGATAACATCATGTTTTAATACAAG GTTTGGTGTGTGGGAAGCTGCAAAATGGGTTGCAAAAGTCCGAGAGCAGACCATCTATGATCCCCAGCGGCCAATACTGCTTAATCTAACAGCTGATATAATAGATGGGAGCAAGTATTTAGAGTCGAAGGAATTGGCTCTGGAAGCTGCTTTTCTCATAAAAATGGTATCCAACTCCTAG
- the LOC135639087 gene encoding uncharacterized protein LOC135639087 isoform X3, producing MLRLRALATTERLRLAAGGRFLHRRATKPRAPPPPPPPPTPPKPPQKPTPFTFHGITWHDPYSWMSDLNDRVAMRHMDVYMEQEEKYTEAVMMASGADRLQRKLHIEMAPRLASDPCTPPVRWGPWLYYRRAEDERQYPVLCRRSASLHDEFISYSEPSAGFDFRTGKRIEQKLIDYNQEAERFGGYSYEELSEVSPDHHFLAYTMYDKDKDSFTLSVKDLTTGSLCDKPQADRVANLSWAMNGKALLYTVTNNDKRPYRIFCSILGSNKDDVLILEEHNENVYINIRNTKDFQFVTVNVFSNFSSKVYLINAADPLSGMTLVWECEPHAHCIVEHHQGYLYLFTDAARGGEPVDSHYLLRRVAKDYDSGNWESVLLEEPGVTIEDVDFCETHMVLILKEGKSFRICSVALPLSMGGNMPDAVVDYNLLNGKWHIVQQLNMLQERTKTLYGTAAAASSLKRSSLPNNLGTNCQHHDADGMWHELSEFYACEYYDVPSNNEVVVPLTIVYSRKHKQEGSPGLLHGHGAYGELLDKRWRSELKSLLDRGWVIAYADVRGGSGGGKKWHHDGRRTKKQNSIIDYISCAEFLVGEGIVQKNKLAGWGYSAGGLLVASAINIRPDLFRAAVLKVPFLDVCSTLLYPILPLTPDDYEEFGYPVELEDFLAIRKYSPYDNIQKGVPYPAVLITSCFNTRFGVWEAAKWVAKVREQTIYDPQRPILLNLTADIIDGSKYLESKELALEAAFLIKMVSNS from the exons atgctTCGCCTCCGAGCGCTGGCGACCACCGAACGCCTCCGCCTCGCGGCGGGCGGCCGCTTTCTCCACCGGAGGGCCACGAAGCCGAgagctcctcctccgccgccgccgccgcctacaCCACCGAAGCCGCCGCAGAAGCCAACCCCCTTCACCTTCCACGGGATCACGTGGCACGACCCCTACAGCTGGATGTCCGACCTCAACGACCGCGTCGCCATGCGCCACATGGACGTGTACATGGAGCAGGAGGAGAAGTACACCGAGGCCGTCATGATGGCGTCCGGCGCTGACCGCCTCCAGCGCAAGCTCCACATCGAGATGGCCCCGCGGCTGGCGTCCGACCCGTGCACGCCGCCTGTGCGGTGGGGCCCCTGGCTCTACTACCGGCGGGCGGAGGACGAAAGGCAGTACCCTGTGCTCTGCCGGAGGTCGGCGAGCCTTCACGATGAGTTCATCTCTTACAGCGAGCCGTCGGCTGGGTTTGATTTCCGGACGGGAAAAAGGATCGAACAGAAGCTGATCGATTACAATCAAGAAGCCGAGCGGTTTGGTG GATACTCATATGAAGAGCTATCTGAGGTGTCCCCAGATCATCATTTTCTTGCTTATACCATGTATGACAAAGACAAAGACTCCTTCACTTTATCTGTAAAGGATTTAACCACTGGTTCACTTTGTGACAAACCCCAAGCAGATCGGGTTGCTAATCTGTCATGGGCCATGAATGGGAAGGCACTGCTCTACACCGTCACAAACAATGATAAACGGCCATATAG gaTCTTTTGTAGCATTCTTGGATCTAATAAAGATGATGTTCTGATTTTGGAAGAACACAATGAGAATGTCTATATAAACATTAGAAATACCAAGGATTTTCAGTTTGTAACTGTAAATGTCTTTTCGAATTTTTCTTCAAAG gTGTACTTGATAAATGCAGCTGATCCCTTGTCAGGCATGACATTAGTCTGGGAATGTGAACCGCATGCTCACTGCATAGTAGAACACCATCAAGGCTACTTATATTTATTTACAGATGCTGCTAGAGGAGGTGAACCTGTTGATTCACATTATCTGCTCCGTCGTGTTGCTAAAGATTATGATTCCGGAAATTGGGAG AGTGTTCTTCTTGAGGAGCCTGGTGTTACCATAGAAGATGTTGATTTTTGTGAAACTCACATGGTGCTTATTCTTAAAGAAGGCAAATCATTCAGAATATGTTCAGTTGCTCTACCTCTATCTATGGGTGGAAAT ATGCCTGATGCTGTTGTTGACTATAACTTATTAAATGGGAAGTGGCACATTGTACAACAACTTAATATGTTGCAAGAGCGCACAAAAACTTTATATGGGACTGCAGCAGCTGCTAGCAGTCTAAAACGGTCATCACTGCCAAATAACTTAGGCACCAACTGTCAACACCATGATGCAGATGGTATGTGGCATGAGCTCTCTGAGTTTTATGCTTGTGAGTACTATGATGTTCCTTCAAACAATGAAGTTGTTGTCCCATTGACTATTGTATACTCCCGAAAGCACAAGCAAGAGGGCAGTCCAGGGCTACTTCATGGGCATGGTGCTTATGGTGAGCTTTTAGACAAGCGCTGGAGAAGTGAGTTGAAAAGCCTTCTAGACCGTGGCTGGGTGATCGCTTATGCTGATGTCAG aggaggcagcggtggtggtaaAAAGTGGCACCATGATGGCAGGCGTACCAAAAAACAAAATTCAATTATTGACTATATCTCATGTGCTGAATTTCTAGTTGGGGAAGGTATTGTGCAAAAGAATAAGCTTGCCGGTTGGGGATATAGTGCTGGGGGGCTTTTGGTTGCTTCAGCTATTAACATTCGTCCAGATTTATTTCGGGCTGCGGTTTTAAAG GTTCCCTTTCTAGATGTCTGTAGCACTCTTCTGTACCCTATCTTACCTCTCACACCTGATGACTATGAAGAGTTTGgctaccctgttgagcttgaagaTTTTCTTGCCATCAGGAAGTATTCCCCTTATGATAATATTCAGAAGGGTGTTCCTTATCCAGCAGTGTTGATAACATCATGTTTTAATACAAG GTTTGGTGTGTGGGAAGCTGCAAAATGGGTTGCAAAAGTCCGAGAGCAGACCATCTATGATCCCCAGCGGCCAATACTGCTTAATCTAACAGCTGATATAATAGATGGGAGCAAGTATTTAGAGTCGAAGGAATTGGCTCTGGAAGCTGCTTTTCTCATAAAAATGGTATCCAACTCCTAG
- the LOC135639087 gene encoding uncharacterized protein LOC135639087 isoform X1, whose translation MLRLRALATTERLRLAAGGRFLHRRATKPRAPPPPPPPPTPPKPPQKPTPFTFHGITWHDPYSWMSDLNDRVAMRHMDVYMEQEEKYTEAVMMASGADRLQRKLHIEMAPRLASDPCTPPVRWGPWLYYRRAEDERQYPVLCRRSASLHDEFISYSEPSAGFDFRTGKRIEQKLIDYNQEAERFGGYSYEELSEVSPDHHFLAYTMYDKDKDSFTLSVKDLTTGSLCDKPQADRVANLSWAMNGKALLYTVTNNDKRPYRIFCSILGSNKDDVLILEEHNENVYINIRNTKDFQFVTVNVFSNFSSKVYLINAADPLSGMTLVWECEPHAHCIVEHHQGYLYLFTDAARGGEPVDSHYLLRRVAKDYDSGNWESVLLEEPGVTIEDVDFCETHMVLILKEGKSFRICSVALPLSMGGNVPVHLSALQPCFLPLPEHVCQIAPGPNYDYHSSIMRFTISSPVMPDAVVDYNLLNGKWHIVQQLNMLQERTKTLYGTAAAASSLKRSSLPNNLGTNCQHHDADGMWHELSEFYACEYYDVPSNNEVVVPLTIVYSRKHKQEGSPGLLHGHGAYGELLDKRWRSELKSLLDRGWVIAYADVRGGSGGGKKWHHDGRRTKKQNSIIDYISCAEFLVGEGIVQKNKLAGWGYSAGGLLVASAINIRPDLFRAAVLKVPFLDVCSTLLYPILPLTPDDYEEFGYPVELEDFLAIRKYSPYDNIQKGVPYPAVLITSCFNTRFGVWEAAKWVAKVREQTIYDPQRPILLNLTADIIDGSKYLESKELALEAAFLIKMVSNS comes from the exons atgctTCGCCTCCGAGCGCTGGCGACCACCGAACGCCTCCGCCTCGCGGCGGGCGGCCGCTTTCTCCACCGGAGGGCCACGAAGCCGAgagctcctcctccgccgccgccgccgcctacaCCACCGAAGCCGCCGCAGAAGCCAACCCCCTTCACCTTCCACGGGATCACGTGGCACGACCCCTACAGCTGGATGTCCGACCTCAACGACCGCGTCGCCATGCGCCACATGGACGTGTACATGGAGCAGGAGGAGAAGTACACCGAGGCCGTCATGATGGCGTCCGGCGCTGACCGCCTCCAGCGCAAGCTCCACATCGAGATGGCCCCGCGGCTGGCGTCCGACCCGTGCACGCCGCCTGTGCGGTGGGGCCCCTGGCTCTACTACCGGCGGGCGGAGGACGAAAGGCAGTACCCTGTGCTCTGCCGGAGGTCGGCGAGCCTTCACGATGAGTTCATCTCTTACAGCGAGCCGTCGGCTGGGTTTGATTTCCGGACGGGAAAAAGGATCGAACAGAAGCTGATCGATTACAATCAAGAAGCCGAGCGGTTTGGTG GATACTCATATGAAGAGCTATCTGAGGTGTCCCCAGATCATCATTTTCTTGCTTATACCATGTATGACAAAGACAAAGACTCCTTCACTTTATCTGTAAAGGATTTAACCACTGGTTCACTTTGTGACAAACCCCAAGCAGATCGGGTTGCTAATCTGTCATGGGCCATGAATGGGAAGGCACTGCTCTACACCGTCACAAACAATGATAAACGGCCATATAG gaTCTTTTGTAGCATTCTTGGATCTAATAAAGATGATGTTCTGATTTTGGAAGAACACAATGAGAATGTCTATATAAACATTAGAAATACCAAGGATTTTCAGTTTGTAACTGTAAATGTCTTTTCGAATTTTTCTTCAAAG gTGTACTTGATAAATGCAGCTGATCCCTTGTCAGGCATGACATTAGTCTGGGAATGTGAACCGCATGCTCACTGCATAGTAGAACACCATCAAGGCTACTTATATTTATTTACAGATGCTGCTAGAGGAGGTGAACCTGTTGATTCACATTATCTGCTCCGTCGTGTTGCTAAAGATTATGATTCCGGAAATTGGGAG AGTGTTCTTCTTGAGGAGCCTGGTGTTACCATAGAAGATGTTGATTTTTGTGAAACTCACATGGTGCTTATTCTTAAAGAAGGCAAATCATTCAGAATATGTTCAGTTGCTCTACCTCTATCTATGGGTGGAAAT GTACCTGTGCATCTTTCAGCCCTTCAGCCATGCTTTTTGCCTCTTCCAGAGCATGTCTGTCAGATTGCACCTGGACCGAATTATGACTATCATTCATCGATTATGCGATTCACAATATCCTCACCTGTG ATGCCTGATGCTGTTGTTGACTATAACTTATTAAATGGGAAGTGGCACATTGTACAACAACTTAATATGTTGCAAGAGCGCACAAAAACTTTATATGGGACTGCAGCAGCTGCTAGCAGTCTAAAACGGTCATCACTGCCAAATAACTTAGGCACCAACTGTCAACACCATGATGCAGATGGTATGTGGCATGAGCTCTCTGAGTTTTATGCTTGTGAGTACTATGATGTTCCTTCAAACAATGAAGTTGTTGTCCCATTGACTATTGTATACTCCCGAAAGCACAAGCAAGAGGGCAGTCCAGGGCTACTTCATGGGCATGGTGCTTATGGTGAGCTTTTAGACAAGCGCTGGAGAAGTGAGTTGAAAAGCCTTCTAGACCGTGGCTGGGTGATCGCTTATGCTGATGTCAG aggaggcagcggtggtggtaaAAAGTGGCACCATGATGGCAGGCGTACCAAAAAACAAAATTCAATTATTGACTATATCTCATGTGCTGAATTTCTAGTTGGGGAAGGTATTGTGCAAAAGAATAAGCTTGCCGGTTGGGGATATAGTGCTGGGGGGCTTTTGGTTGCTTCAGCTATTAACATTCGTCCAGATTTATTTCGGGCTGCGGTTTTAAAG GTTCCCTTTCTAGATGTCTGTAGCACTCTTCTGTACCCTATCTTACCTCTCACACCTGATGACTATGAAGAGTTTGgctaccctgttgagcttgaagaTTTTCTTGCCATCAGGAAGTATTCCCCTTATGATAATATTCAGAAGGGTGTTCCTTATCCAGCAGTGTTGATAACATCATGTTTTAATACAAG GTTTGGTGTGTGGGAAGCTGCAAAATGGGTTGCAAAAGTCCGAGAGCAGACCATCTATGATCCCCAGCGGCCAATACTGCTTAATCTAACAGCTGATATAATAGATGGGAGCAAGTATTTAGAGTCGAAGGAATTGGCTCTGGAAGCTGCTTTTCTCATAAAAATGGTATCCAACTCCTAG
- the LOC135637551 gene encoding extra-large guanine nucleotide-binding protein 1-like, producing the protein MNRLLTVVAEAADYSFAVEYNGPPLPYEIPRAVPIDVNRIPLAAVAPPSAVLADLPVVHPLPSPFKKPPPPLPAPTLIPPLPAASPTSVIENHDDMDGPDADVSGALGSSGFPDISTELSEVVESSGAVGFSDDLGYDATSSNEMVPNRLSTESALSSELSFRSSASGDEDEDEAVATHAKKALLVTFQESGQSMSPAIGLTPRTRSEELEMPIKKGACYRCLKGSRFTEKESCLACDARYCSGCVLRVMGSMPEGRKCVSCIGYPILESNRERLGKSSRVLKRLLSSREVQLVMKAEKDCETNQLRPEDICVNGKKLTLEEMVLLKSCSCPPKLKPGLYWYDKVSGYWGKEGHKPDRIITPHLNVGGTLMPNASNGNTGILINGREITKIELQMLKWAGVHCAGSPHFWLNADGTYLEEGQKNIKGQIWGKPIMKLLCPVLALPFPSKVANPSGEEVNKLFNRAVSECFDVKALQKILLVGHHGSGTGTIFKQAKFLYRSVPFTEDERQDIKLMIQTSIYNYLLILLEGREWFEEESLNEQRENQQLDSSGDDMSDKQKKATEFSLSPQLKAFSDCLLKVVASGKLEDFFPNAPLVEELWNDYAIQATYKRLNELQSLPSIASYFLKQVVDISRIEYVPSDIHILYADGITSSDGLAYTEFHFPPLACAGSSIDDDDQQETMFRYQLIRVHSKGLGENCKWLDMFDDVQIVVFCVAITDYDEYYEDSNGVVMNKMMESRRLFECIASHPTFEQKDFLLILSKFDLLEQKIDMSPLTSCEWFDDYSPVVSRHPQSKTSRGVPIGATKAQQAFQYIAVKFKRLFFSMTRRKLYVVQANGLDSDSVDAALRYSREIIKWEEDRFVGGTLESMYSTEPSSFSQ; encoded by the exons ATGAACCGCCTTCTGACGGTGGTAGCGGAGGCCGCCGACTACTCCTTCGCCGTCGAGTACAATGGCCCCCCGCTCCCATACGAGATCCCCCGCGCCGTTCCCATCGACGTCAACCGCATCCCTCTCGCCGCCGTCGCCCCGCCCTCCGCCGTCCTCGCCGACCTCCCCGTCGTccaccccctcccctcccctttcaagaagccgccgccgccgctccctGCGCCGACGCTGATCCCGCCGCTCCCCGCCGCGTCCCCGACCTCCGTCATCGAGAACCACGACGACATGGACGGCCCTGACGCCGATGTTTCCGGCGCGCTGGGCTCCTCCGGCTTCCCCGACATCTCCACGGAGCTCTCGGAGGTCGTGGAGAGCTCCGGCGCAGTCGGGTTCTCCGACGATCTCGGTTACGACGCCACTTCCTCGAACGAGATGGTGCCGAACCGGCTCTCGACCGAGTCGGCCCTCAGCTCGGAGTTGAGCTTCCGGTCGTCCGCCTCCGgcgacgaggacgaggacgaggccGTCGCTACCCATGCGAAGAAGGCGCTGCTCGTGACCTTCCAAGAATCCGGCCAGTCCATGTCGCCGGCGATAGGACTCACTCCTCGTACGAGGTCGGAGGAACTGGAAATGCCGATAAAAAAGGGAGCTTGCTATAGGTGCCTGAAAGGAAGCCGTTTCACGGAGAAAGAGTCCTGCTTGGCCTGCGACGCAAGGTACTGCAGCGGATGCGTGTTGAGGGTCATGGGCTCCATGCCCGAAGGGAGGAAGTGCGTTTCTTGCATTGGTTATCCGATACTGGAGTCAAATAGGGAGAGACTGGGGAAGAGCTCCCGGGTCTTAAAGAGGTTACTGAGCTCCCGGGAAGTGCAGCTGGTGATGAAGGCCGAGAAGGACTGCGAGACAAACCAATTGAGACCGGAAGATATTTGTGTTAACGGGAAGAAGCTCACCCTGGAGGAGATGGTCCTGTTGAAAAGCTGTTCTTGTCCTCCTAAGCTGAAGCCTGGATTGTATTGGTACGACAAGGTCTCTGGTTACTGGGGAAAG GAAGGGCACAAGCCCGACAGAATCATTACTCCACACCTTAATGTTGGGGGTACTTTAATGCCAAATGCAAGCAATGGAAACACTGGAATCCTGATAAATGGTCGGGAAATTACTAAAATTGAGTTGCAGATGCTGAAG TGGGCAGGAGTCCATTGTGCTGGGAGTCCTCATTTTTGGCTGAATGCTGATGGGACATACCTGGAGGAAGGACAGAAGAATATAAAAGGACAGATTTGGGGAAAG CCTATTATGAAGCTGCTCtgccctgttcttgcattgccatTTCCTAGTAAGGTTGCAAATCCTTCTGGAGAAGAGGTAAATAAGTTGTTCAACAGAGCTGTTTCTGAGTGCTTTGATGTAAAAGCACTCCAGAAGATTTTGTTGGTTGGACACCATGGATCAGGGACGGGTACAATTTTCAAACAG GCTAAATTCTTGTATAGAAGTGTTCCTTTCACGGAGGATGAGCGTCAAGACATTAAGCTCATGATACAAACAAGCATATACAACTACCTTCTCATATTGCTTGAGGGGCGTGAATGGTTTGAAGAGGAGAGTTTGAATGAGCAAAGAGAAAACCAGCAACTAGATTCTTCAG gagatgacatgtcagacaaacaGAAAAAAGCCACTGAATTCTCTCTCAGTCCACAGCTGAAAGCATTTTCTGATTGTCTTCTTAAAGTTGTGGCTTCTGGCAAACTTGAAGATTTCTTCCCAAATGCGCCACTTGTAGAGGAGTTGTGGAATGATTATGCTATTCAAGCGACATACAAACGGTTAAATGAACTTCAGTCACTCCCTAGCATAGCCAGTTACTTCTTAAAGCAG GTTGTTGATATATCCAGAATCGAATATGTGCCTTCTGATATTCATATTCTCTATGCTGATGGAATAACTTCCTCCGATGGTCTAGCATATACGGAGTTCCATTTTCCACCGTTGGCTTGTGCTGGAAGTAgtattgatgatgatgatcagcAGGAGACAATGTTTAG GTATCAGCTCATCAGAGTCCACAGCAAAGGCCTTGGGGAGAATTGCAAATGGCTAGACATGTTTGACGATGTCCAGATCGTGGTTTTCTGTGTTGCTATAACTGACTATGACGAATACTATGAAGATTCAAATGGGGTAGTCATGAACAAGATGATGGAGAGCAGAAGGCTCTTCGAGTGCATCGCCAGTCATCCGACCTTTGAGCAGAAAGATTTTCTTCTGATCCTCAGTAAATTCGATCTACTTGAGCAGAAGATAGACATGTCTCCTCTAACCTCGTGTGAATGGTTCGACGACTACAGTCCTGTAGTAAGTCGACATCCACAGAGCAAAACCAGCCGTGGTGTCCCCATTGGTGCCACCAAGGCCCAGCAAGCCTTTCAGTACATTGCTGTGAAATTCAAGAGGTTATTCTTTTCGATGACCAGGAGGAAACTCTATGTGGTTCAGGCAAACGGTTTAGATTCAGATTCCGTCGACGCAGCACTTCGATACTCAAGGGAGATCATCAAGTGGGAAGAAGATAGGTTTGTGGGTGGCACTCTTGAATCAATGTATAGCACAGAGCCAAGCTCCTTCTCTCAGTGA